One part of the Granulicella arctica genome encodes these proteins:
- the rpsL gene encoding 30S ribosomal protein S12 — MPTFHQLVKQGRTPTRYKTASPALQGSPQRRGVCTRVYTQTPKKPNSALRKVARVRLTNGIEVTTYIPGIGHNLQEHSIVLIRGGRVKDLPGVRYHVVRGTLDSVGVANRKQSRSKYGAKRPKAQAK, encoded by the coding sequence GTGCCTACGTTTCATCAGCTCGTCAAGCAGGGCCGCACGCCCACTCGTTATAAGACCGCCAGTCCTGCGCTTCAGGGTTCGCCCCAGCGCCGTGGCGTTTGCACCCGCGTCTACACTCAGACCCCTAAGAAGCCGAACTCGGCGCTCCGTAAGGTTGCCCGTGTTCGTCTAACCAATGGGATCGAAGTGACGACCTATATCCCGGGCATCGGCCACAATCTCCAGGAGCATTCGATTGTGCTGATCCGTGGGGGCCGTGTTAAGGATCTCCCGGGTGTCCGCTATCACGTTGTGCGTGGAACGCTCGACTCGGTTGGTGTTGCCAATCGTAAGCAGAGCCGCTCCAAGTATGGCGCAAAGCGTCCGAAGGCTCAGGCTAAGTAG
- a CDS encoding 50S ribosomal protein L23, producing MPTLYTVIRRPLITEKGMTVKETQNTLVFEVALKATKTEVKQAVETLFKIKVEGVRTATVEGKERRRGKFSGYRPDWKKAYVRLKEGEKMPEYLNSL from the coding sequence ATGCCAACTCTTTATACTGTTATCCGTCGCCCTCTGATCACCGAAAAGGGCATGACCGTCAAGGAAACTCAGAATACCCTCGTCTTCGAGGTTGCTCTGAAGGCTACCAAGACTGAGGTCAAGCAGGCCGTTGAAACTCTCTTCAAGATCAAGGTTGAGGGAGTCCGTACAGCAACTGTCGAAGGCAAGGAGCGCCGACGTGGTAAGTTCTCCGGCTACCGCCCCGATTGGAAGAAGGCTTACGTTCGCCTCAAAGAGGGCGAGAAGATGCCTGAGTACCTGAACAGCCTCTAA
- the tuf gene encoding elongation factor Tu, whose amino-acid sequence MGKEKFDRSKPHVNIGTIGHIDHGKTTLTAAITKVLSKHNPSNKFRSFDTIDNAPEERERGITISTSHVEYETPNRHYAHVDCPGHADYIKNMITGAAQMDGAILVVAATDGPMPQTKEHVLLARQVGVPYIVVFLNKCDAVEDPELIELVEMEVRELLSKYDYPGDDTPIIRGSALGGLNGEAEWEAKIDELMEAVDKFIPQPERAVDLPFLMPIEDIFSISGRGTVVTGRIERGKIKVGEACSIVGFRDTQATVCTGVEMFKKQLDEGLAGDNAGLLLRGIAKEDVERGMVLAKPGSITPHTQFKGEIYVLSKEEGGRHTPFFNGYRPQFYFRTTDVTGSAKLPEGTEMVMPGDNTQLEITLHTPVAMEKGLRFAIREGGRTVGAGTISEIIK is encoded by the coding sequence ATGGGCAAGGAAAAGTTTGACCGGTCTAAGCCGCACGTAAACATCGGGACGATTGGTCACATTGATCACGGCAAGACGACGTTGACGGCAGCGATCACGAAGGTATTGTCGAAGCACAACCCTTCGAACAAGTTCCGTTCGTTCGACACGATCGACAACGCGCCGGAAGAGCGCGAGCGCGGCATCACGATCTCGACCTCGCATGTCGAGTACGAGACGCCGAACCGTCACTACGCGCACGTCGACTGCCCGGGCCACGCGGACTACATCAAGAACATGATCACGGGAGCGGCGCAGATGGACGGCGCAATCCTGGTGGTGGCTGCGACCGACGGTCCGATGCCCCAGACCAAGGAGCACGTTCTGCTCGCCCGCCAGGTTGGCGTTCCGTACATCGTGGTGTTTCTGAACAAGTGCGATGCGGTTGAGGATCCCGAGCTGATCGAGCTGGTCGAGATGGAGGTTCGTGAGCTTCTGTCGAAGTACGACTACCCCGGCGACGATACCCCGATCATCCGCGGCTCTGCCCTCGGCGGTCTGAACGGCGAGGCGGAGTGGGAGGCGAAGATCGACGAGCTGATGGAGGCGGTGGACAAGTTCATCCCGCAGCCGGAGCGCGCTGTGGACCTTCCGTTCCTGATGCCGATCGAAGACATCTTCTCGATCTCGGGTCGCGGCACGGTGGTCACGGGCCGTATCGAGCGCGGCAAGATCAAGGTGGGCGAGGCCTGCTCGATCGTTGGCTTCCGCGACACCCAGGCGACGGTCTGCACCGGCGTCGAGATGTTCAAGAAGCAGCTGGACGAGGGTCTTGCAGGCGACAATGCGGGTCTTCTTCTGCGTGGTATCGCGAAGGAAGATGTGGAGCGCGGCATGGTTCTGGCGAAGCCGGGATCGATCACGCCACACACCCAGTTCAAGGGCGAGATCTATGTCCTGAGCAAGGAAGAAGGCGGCCGTCACACCCCGTTCTTCAACGGCTACCGCCCACAGTTTTACTTCCGGACGACGGACGTAACCGGCTCGGCGAAGCTTCCTGAGGGCACCGAGATGGTGATGCCGGGCGATAACACGCAGCTGGAGATCACGCTGCACACGCCGGTCGCCATGGAGAAGGGCCTCCGCTTCGCCATCCGCGAAGGTGGAAGAACAGTCGGCGCTGGTACCATCTCCGAAATTATTAAGTAA
- the rpsG gene encoding 30S ribosomal protein S7, which yields MPRKGYIAKREVAPDPVYNSTLVTKFVNSMMWGGKKSTAQGIFYTSMTNLEQKGGDEALKLFKKAIENCKPLLEVKSRRVGGANYQVPIEVLPERRTSLAIRWLVTYGRARGEKGMVEKLTAELLDAANGRGAAMKKKEDVHRMAEANKAFAHYRW from the coding sequence ATGCCCAGAAAAGGCTATATCGCGAAGCGTGAAGTTGCACCAGATCCGGTGTACAACTCGACCTTGGTCACAAAGTTTGTCAACTCGATGATGTGGGGTGGCAAAAAGTCGACCGCTCAGGGTATTTTCTATACCTCCATGACCAATCTCGAGCAGAAGGGTGGCGACGAAGCCCTCAAGCTGTTCAAGAAGGCGATCGAGAACTGCAAGCCGCTTCTTGAGGTTAAGAGCCGCCGCGTTGGTGGCGCGAACTACCAGGTGCCGATCGAAGTCCTTCCTGAGCGTCGCACATCGCTCGCTATTCGCTGGCTTGTGACCTATGGCCGCGCCCGTGGCGAAAAGGGCATGGTGGAGAAGTTGACCGCCGAGCTGCTTGACGCTGCCAATGGCCGCGGAGCTGCAATGAAGAAAAAAGAAGATGTTCACCGCATGGCTGAGGCTAATAAGGCTTTTGCGCATTATCGGTGGTAA
- the fusA gene encoding elongation factor G, with translation MARTTPLNRCRNIGIMAHIDAGKTTTTERILFYTGITHRIGEVHEGTATMDWMEQEQERGITITSAATTCTWKNIRINIIDTPGHVDFTAEVERSLRVLDGAVACFDAVAGVQPQSETVWRQADKYKVPRICFINKMDKAGADAVYATKTIVDRLGARAIPINIAIGAEAKFAGVVDLVEMKAILWHDETMGAEYSVEEIPANLLDKAREARHALIEAVADSDDEILNLFLEGEEPTVAQLKAGIRKATIAMSIFPVLCGSSFKNKGVQTLLDAVVDYLPSPLDIPPMIGSNPDNMEEKIVRKADDSDPFAALGFKIMTDPFVGQLIFIRVYSGQLKTGDSVLNPRTGKTERIGRLLKMHANKREEITEILAGDICAAVGLKNLVTGDTICTDKHPVVLESIDFPKPVIEVAVEPKTKADQEKMGMALAKLAQEDPTFNVRTDIDSGQTIIAGMGELHLEIIVDRMMREYKVEANVGKPQVNYRETIRSNSDAEGKYIRQTGGSGNYGHCKIRISPNEPGKGYEFTNDTKGGAIPKEYVKPIDQGIQDAMQRGILAGYEMVDIKVSLYDGSYHDVDSNEMAFKIAGSMAFKEAARKAKPVLLEPIMSVEVTVPEEYMGTIIGDLNSRRGRIEGMEMVGGTQAIQASVPLSTMFGYATHMRSSTQGRANYSMQFKQYEEAPRSVSEEIIAKVQGKESK, from the coding sequence GTGGCACGCACTACACCTCTAAATCGTTGCCGGAACATCGGGATTATGGCGCACATCGACGCCGGTAAGACGACGACGACCGAGCGCATTCTCTTCTATACGGGCATTACGCATCGTATCGGCGAAGTGCATGAAGGAACTGCGACCATGGACTGGATGGAGCAGGAGCAGGAGCGCGGCATCACGATTACGTCCGCCGCGACGACCTGCACCTGGAAGAACATTCGGATCAATATCATCGACACGCCTGGCCACGTTGACTTCACAGCCGAGGTGGAGCGCTCGCTTCGCGTCCTCGACGGCGCGGTCGCTTGCTTCGACGCGGTTGCTGGTGTTCAGCCTCAGTCTGAAACGGTGTGGCGTCAGGCTGACAAATACAAGGTTCCCCGTATCTGCTTCATCAACAAGATGGACAAGGCTGGCGCGGACGCCGTTTATGCGACGAAGACGATTGTGGATCGTCTCGGTGCGCGTGCGATCCCCATCAACATCGCCATCGGCGCAGAGGCGAAGTTTGCAGGTGTCGTCGATCTCGTAGAGATGAAGGCAATTCTCTGGCACGACGAGACGATGGGCGCGGAGTACTCGGTTGAAGAGATTCCCGCCAATTTGCTCGATAAGGCAAGGGAAGCCCGTCACGCTCTCATCGAGGCTGTTGCTGACAGTGATGATGAGATCCTGAATCTCTTCCTCGAAGGCGAAGAGCCGACCGTTGCGCAGCTCAAGGCTGGCATTCGTAAGGCCACTATCGCTATGAGCATCTTTCCGGTGCTGTGTGGCTCGTCCTTCAAGAATAAGGGTGTGCAGACGTTGCTCGATGCCGTCGTGGACTATCTGCCTAGCCCGCTCGACATTCCTCCCATGATCGGTTCGAACCCGGACAATATGGAAGAGAAGATTGTTCGCAAGGCCGATGATTCTGACCCATTTGCCGCGCTCGGCTTCAAGATCATGACCGACCCGTTCGTCGGCCAGCTTATCTTTATTCGCGTCTACTCTGGTCAGCTCAAGACTGGCGACTCAGTTCTGAATCCCCGCACCGGCAAGACGGAGCGTATCGGCCGTCTACTGAAGATGCACGCCAACAAGCGCGAAGAGATTACCGAGATTCTTGCCGGCGATATCTGCGCAGCGGTTGGCCTGAAAAACCTCGTCACTGGCGATACGATCTGCACAGATAAGCACCCTGTCGTGCTTGAATCGATCGACTTCCCGAAGCCTGTTATCGAGGTTGCGGTGGAGCCGAAGACCAAAGCCGACCAGGAGAAGATGGGTATGGCCCTCGCCAAGCTGGCGCAGGAAGACCCCACGTTCAATGTTCGCACCGATATTGACTCGGGCCAGACCATCATCGCGGGTATGGGCGAACTCCACCTTGAGATCATCGTGGATCGCATGATGCGCGAGTACAAGGTAGAGGCCAACGTCGGCAAGCCGCAGGTCAACTATCGCGAGACGATTCGTTCGAACTCGGATGCTGAAGGCAAGTACATTCGGCAGACGGGTGGCTCGGGTAACTACGGACATTGCAAGATTCGCATCTCGCCGAACGAGCCAGGCAAGGGTTACGAATTTACCAACGACACCAAGGGCGGCGCGATTCCTAAGGAGTACGTCAAGCCAATCGATCAGGGCATTCAGGACGCCATGCAGCGTGGCATTCTGGCTGGCTACGAGATGGTCGATATCAAGGTTTCGCTCTACGACGGCAGCTATCACGACGTCGACTCGAACGAAATGGCATTCAAGATTGCCGGTTCGATGGCATTCAAAGAGGCTGCTCGCAAGGCAAAGCCGGTTCTGCTTGAGCCGATCATGTCGGTTGAAGTGACGGTTCCCGAGGAGTACATGGGAACCATCATCGGCGACCTCAATAGCCGCCGTGGCCGTATCGAAGGTATGGAGATGGTTGGCGGCACGCAGGCTATCCAGGCATCGGTTCCGTTGAGCACGATGTTCGGTTATGCCACGCATATGCGGTCGTCCACGCAGGGTCGTGCAAATTACTCGATGCAGTTCAAGCAGTACGAAGAAGCGCCGCGCTCGGTTTCGGAAGAGATCATTGCCAAGGTGCAGGGCAAAGAGAGTAAGTAA
- the nusB gene encoding transcription antitermination factor NusB, protein MGTRRKSRELTMQMLFQGDLGKQTPDEVRKLFWPSRDDVDAETRSFAEDIYRVATSRITEIDGIIEQHSQNWRIERMPVVDRNLLRAAIAEMLGYPNTPAAIIINESLEIGRRYAAPESIHFLNGVLDAVAREIMKKRLA, encoded by the coding sequence ATGGGAACTCGTCGTAAGTCCCGCGAACTGACTATGCAGATGCTCTTCCAGGGCGACCTCGGGAAGCAGACTCCGGACGAAGTGCGCAAGCTCTTCTGGCCCTCCCGCGACGATGTGGATGCCGAGACGCGTAGCTTTGCTGAAGATATCTATCGTGTCGCGACCTCCCGCATCACGGAGATCGACGGCATCATCGAGCAGCACTCACAGAACTGGCGCATTGAGCGTATGCCTGTTGTCGATCGCAACCTGCTGCGCGCCGCTATTGCGGAGATGCTCGGTTACCCCAACACTCCGGCTGCCATCATCATCAACGAGAGCCTCGAGATCGGGCGTCGGTATGCCGCTCCTGAATCCATTCATTTCCTCAACGGCGTCCTCGATGCTGTGGCGAGGGAAATCATGAAGAAGCGTCTCGCTTGA
- the rpsJ gene encoding 30S ribosomal protein S10: protein MAGQRIRIRLKAYDYRVLDTSTGEIVETAKRTGAQVAGPIPLPTMKNKYCVLRSPHVDKKSREAFEIRTHKRLIDILEPTQQTVDALMKLDLPAGVDVEIKTVQK, encoded by the coding sequence ATGGCTGGACAGAGAATCAGAATTCGGTTAAAGGCGTATGACTACCGCGTACTTGACACCTCCACGGGCGAGATCGTCGAGACGGCCAAGCGTACCGGAGCTCAGGTTGCGGGTCCCATTCCGCTGCCGACGATGAAGAACAAGTACTGCGTTCTTCGCTCGCCCCATGTAGACAAGAAATCGCGCGAGGCCTTCGAAATTCGTACGCACAAGCGCCTCATCGATATCCTCGAGCCTACTCAACAGACGGTAGATGCGCTCATGAAGCTCGATCTCCCCGCTGGCGTTGACGTAGAGATCAAGACGGTTCAGAAGTAA
- the rplD gene encoding 50S ribosomal protein L4, producing MANINVVNLGGAKVGEFELIDELFSAEVNDALLWESVKHYRAALRQGTAATKTRKNVSGAGKKLWKQKGTGRARVGSIRTPLWRGGGTVHGPQPRSYEYAFPQKKLMGALRSALAAKIADGKFTVVDSLVASEAKTKLYRAAITKLDAGKTTLLVESSRKLDEKLYLGSRNLQGVELVLSSEVHPYDLLRYEHAIFSVDALEALQETLKKSLSKRKHAEKEVA from the coding sequence ATGGCAAACATCAATGTAGTGAATCTCGGTGGAGCGAAGGTAGGCGAGTTCGAGCTTATCGACGAGCTGTTCTCCGCCGAGGTCAACGATGCACTCCTCTGGGAGTCGGTCAAGCACTATCGCGCTGCTCTGCGCCAGGGAACTGCTGCTACCAAAACCCGCAAGAATGTCTCGGGCGCTGGCAAGAAGCTCTGGAAGCAGAAGGGAACCGGTCGCGCTCGCGTCGGCTCCATCCGCACCCCGCTCTGGCGTGGTGGCGGTACGGTCCACGGACCTCAGCCGCGCAGCTACGAGTACGCCTTCCCGCAGAAGAAGCTCATGGGCGCACTGCGCTCGGCTCTCGCAGCGAAGATTGCCGACGGTAAGTTCACCGTGGTGGATTCGCTCGTCGCCTCTGAGGCGAAGACAAAGCTCTACCGCGCAGCAATCACCAAGCTGGATGCCGGCAAGACGACTCTTCTGGTGGAATCGAGCCGTAAGCTGGACGAGAAGCTGTACCTCGGTTCGCGCAACCTGCAGGGTGTTGAGCTCGTGCTCAGCTCTGAGGTTCATCCTTACGACCTGCTCCGTTACGAGCACGCCATCTTCTCTGTAGACGCTCTCGAAGCGCTGCAGGAGACCCTCAAGAAGTCCCTCTCCAAGCGCAAGCACGCCGAGAAGGAGGTTGCATAA
- a CDS encoding S9 family peptidase produces the protein MTFPMLRQQLLPASLSAFALLFLLSSTATLGAQTTASSTPKDPRVATLLEAMSKVHSPIEPAISPDGTTVAWSARSKDGVVIHLSNVNAPDPAKDKLIGTNLKGPEASCSSTASTWSPDGNTLAFLSTCTGKSSPAGQQQILLWSKATGEIRQLTHVTGSLDDPAWSPDGKAIAFLFVENATRTAGALDAMKPPAGVIGEDGVEIQRVAAIDVTSGHFVQATPANLHVYEFDWAPDSTKIAFVAAPPPGENTWWIAQLYTEPLSASILKAAEPKSILNTKTIAGSLHELQIAVPRWSPDGSQIAFIGGLMSDQGSTGGDVYVMPSVGGEPRDVTPGRTSTPAYIHWVDGTKIGISEHLGGSSRIAVLDLETGEDLPGVGATYPESIGTGMMAMSISTSSDSRSVAFIRSSFERMPEVWAGALDNLKQISHLNDGIKPSWGKTEDITWTNEGFKIQGWLLYPANYDPNKKYPLVVFVHGGPSSAAQPRWPGAGYGGAPFSALGYFAFMPNPRGSYGQGEKFTQANVKDFGYGDMRDILAGMDTLEKRLPIDKDREGITGWSYGGFMTMFGVTQTTRFKAAVAGAGISDWQSYYGENSIDQWMIPFFGKSVYDDPAIYAKSSAINFIKSVKTPTLVVVGDRDGECPAPQSYEFWHALRAEGVKTQLVVYPNEGHGFRDPAHRLDVLERALEWFATEMPAK, from the coding sequence ATGACTTTTCCAATGCTTCGCCAGCAGCTATTGCCTGCCTCTCTGTCTGCCTTCGCCCTGCTCTTCTTGCTCTCCTCCACGGCAACATTGGGCGCGCAGACCACGGCTTCAAGCACCCCAAAGGACCCCCGCGTAGCTACTCTTCTCGAAGCGATGAGCAAGGTCCACAGCCCTATCGAGCCAGCTATCTCGCCTGACGGCACCACTGTAGCCTGGTCGGCCCGCTCCAAAGACGGTGTCGTCATCCACCTGTCCAACGTCAACGCCCCAGACCCCGCCAAAGACAAACTCATCGGCACGAATCTAAAGGGGCCCGAGGCGAGTTGCAGCAGCACCGCCTCCACATGGTCCCCCGACGGCAACACCCTGGCCTTCCTGTCCACCTGCACTGGCAAATCTAGCCCCGCTGGCCAGCAACAGATCCTCCTCTGGTCAAAGGCGACGGGAGAGATCAGACAGCTCACTCATGTGACTGGCTCTCTCGATGATCCGGCCTGGTCCCCCGACGGCAAGGCCATCGCCTTTCTTTTCGTCGAAAACGCAACCCGTACAGCAGGCGCGCTCGATGCGATGAAACCACCGGCAGGAGTCATTGGCGAGGACGGCGTTGAGATTCAACGTGTAGCAGCGATCGATGTCACGAGCGGTCATTTCGTGCAGGCCACCCCCGCCAATTTGCACGTGTACGAGTTTGATTGGGCGCCGGATTCGACGAAGATTGCGTTTGTGGCGGCCCCACCTCCGGGCGAGAACACCTGGTGGATCGCACAGCTTTACACAGAACCGCTCTCGGCTTCCATCCTTAAGGCAGCAGAGCCAAAGTCGATTCTCAATACGAAGACGATCGCAGGCTCGCTCCACGAGCTTCAGATTGCCGTGCCGCGCTGGTCGCCGGATGGATCGCAAATCGCCTTCATCGGCGGCCTGATGAGCGATCAGGGCTCGACTGGCGGAGATGTTTACGTGATGCCTTCTGTCGGAGGAGAGCCGAGGGACGTAACGCCGGGCAGGACGTCCACACCGGCGTACATCCACTGGGTCGATGGGACAAAGATCGGCATCTCGGAGCATCTCGGCGGAAGCAGCCGGATTGCGGTGCTCGACCTCGAAACCGGCGAGGATCTTCCGGGCGTTGGCGCGACCTATCCGGAGTCGATTGGCACCGGGATGATGGCAATGAGTATCTCTACATCCTCGGATTCGCGGAGTGTGGCTTTCATTCGCAGCTCTTTCGAGCGGATGCCCGAGGTATGGGCAGGAGCGCTCGACAATCTCAAGCAGATCTCTCACCTGAATGACGGGATAAAGCCTTCGTGGGGCAAGACTGAAGACATCACTTGGACCAACGAGGGATTCAAGATACAGGGCTGGCTGCTCTATCCAGCCAATTACGATCCGAATAAAAAATACCCTCTCGTGGTCTTCGTGCATGGGGGCCCTTCAAGCGCGGCACAACCACGCTGGCCTGGAGCGGGCTATGGCGGAGCGCCGTTCTCCGCGCTGGGCTACTTCGCCTTCATGCCCAATCCGCGCGGCAGTTATGGACAGGGCGAGAAGTTTACCCAGGCCAACGTCAAGGACTTCGGCTACGGCGATATGCGTGACATTCTCGCCGGAATGGACACGCTCGAGAAGCGTCTTCCTATCGACAAAGACCGTGAAGGCATCACTGGTTGGAGCTATGGCGGCTTCATGACGATGTTTGGCGTCACCCAGACAACGCGGTTCAAGGCGGCAGTGGCGGGCGCCGGCATCAGCGACTGGCAGAGCTACTACGGCGAGAACTCGATCGATCAATGGATGATTCCCTTCTTCGGGAAGAGCGTCTACGACGATCCGGCCATCTACGCGAAGAGCTCTGCAATCAACTTCATCAAAAGTGTGAAGACGCCGACGCTGGTGGTTGTAGGCGATCGCGACGGCGAATGCCCGGCACCGCAGAGCTACGAGTTCTGGCATGCACTGCGTGCGGAAGGAGTAAAAACGCAACTTGTGGTGTACCCCAATGAAGGGCATGGCTTCCGCGATCCGGCTCATCGTCTGGATGTTCTGGAACGGGCTCTGGAGTGGTTCGCCACCGAGATGCCCGCAAAGTAG
- the ribH gene encoding 6,7-dimethyl-8-ribityllumazine synthase: MIKGITLVHAVGSADAQSVEMDKLKGLFEALGFESGKGWQHDSGRGESFLASVGNLELVSGRPPAVPPLLIEVTQLDHVHTIVQQWMLVSYRTEEVETLLSAPELTHWNSRLFTAQLTPELRLGFWQSENPLHNKPVAIEGDMSAEGMRFAVVTTRWNTVITDRLLQGSLDALHRSGAAKQDIEIVRVPGAWEVPNAARTLAESKRFDAIITLGCLLRGETAHYEAIYNEVARGIGQSQQETGIPHAFGVLTCETLEQALDRAGLKAGNKGFEAAIAAIEMVSIQKKLAVKQ, encoded by the coding sequence ATGATTAAAGGAATAACGCTCGTCCACGCTGTAGGCTCCGCCGACGCGCAGAGTGTGGAAATGGACAAGCTGAAGGGGCTCTTCGAGGCGCTTGGCTTCGAGTCTGGTAAAGGTTGGCAACACGATAGCGGGCGCGGCGAGTCCTTCCTCGCCTCCGTGGGCAACCTGGAGCTTGTCTCAGGTCGTCCCCCCGCTGTGCCGCCTCTACTCATTGAGGTCACGCAACTGGACCACGTCCATACCATTGTTCAGCAGTGGATGCTTGTAAGCTACCGCACCGAAGAGGTCGAGACGCTCCTCTCCGCACCGGAGCTGACCCATTGGAACTCCCGACTCTTCACCGCACAGCTCACCCCGGAGCTTCGTCTAGGCTTTTGGCAGTCTGAAAACCCTCTCCACAACAAGCCTGTGGCCATTGAGGGAGATATGAGCGCCGAAGGCATGCGCTTCGCCGTTGTCACGACCCGCTGGAATACTGTTATCACCGACCGTCTGCTGCAAGGTTCGCTCGACGCGCTTCATCGGAGCGGGGCGGCGAAGCAGGACATCGAGATTGTCCGTGTTCCCGGAGCGTGGGAGGTTCCCAACGCTGCCCGCACGCTGGCCGAGTCAAAGCGCTTCGACGCTATCATCACCCTAGGCTGTCTTTTGCGGGGAGAGACGGCTCACTACGAGGCGATCTACAACGAGGTGGCGCGCGGTATCGGCCAGTCCCAGCAGGAGACGGGCATTCCCCACGCCTTCGGTGTGCTCACCTGCGAGACACTCGAGCAGGCACTCGACCGTGCGGGGCTCAAGGCAGGCAATAAGGGCTTTGAAGCAGCCATCGCCGCAATCGAAATGGTATCCATTCAAAAGAAGTTGGCGGTGAAGCAATAA
- a CDS encoding enoyl-CoA hydratase/isomerase family protein — MSYETLLCVIEQGVATVTLNRPKVLHALNTQAFDELERVFLALTSQDEVRVILLTGAGEKAFAAGTDIKELVGTNPVTGEIKARRGQSVLRLIENCGKPVIALINGFALGGGCELALACTLRIASETAKLGQPEVKLGLIPGYGGSQRLPRLVGQSAALKLLMTGEIIGAAEALHIGLVDEVVLASHLLARGEELARMMVAVAPLAMTACLEAVRRGSHVELEDALDIEAEIFGRLCGTNDKTEGTAAFLEKRSPNWTGQ; from the coding sequence ATGAGCTACGAGACTTTGTTATGCGTAATTGAGCAGGGAGTTGCAACTGTCACGCTGAATCGGCCTAAGGTGCTCCATGCACTAAATACCCAGGCATTCGATGAACTGGAGAGAGTGTTTCTGGCCCTGACGTCGCAGGATGAGGTACGCGTCATCCTGCTGACGGGAGCGGGCGAGAAAGCCTTCGCCGCAGGCACGGACATCAAAGAGCTGGTCGGCACAAATCCTGTGACAGGAGAGATAAAGGCTCGGCGCGGGCAATCAGTCCTCCGGCTGATCGAGAACTGCGGTAAACCAGTCATCGCTTTGATCAATGGGTTTGCGCTGGGTGGGGGATGCGAGCTCGCACTCGCCTGTACCCTGCGGATAGCCAGCGAGACGGCAAAGCTGGGTCAGCCAGAGGTCAAACTGGGCCTGATTCCCGGCTACGGTGGCTCCCAGCGCCTACCGCGACTGGTTGGACAGTCAGCAGCGCTGAAGCTCTTGATGACCGGCGAGATCATCGGAGCAGCCGAAGCCCTGCATATCGGCTTGGTGGACGAGGTTGTTTTGGCGAGCCACCTGTTGGCGCGCGGCGAAGAGCTGGCAAGGATGATGGTTGCGGTCGCTCCGCTGGCGATGACAGCCTGTCTTGAAGCGGTACGGCGCGGCAGCCACGTCGAGCTGGAGGATGCACTCGATATCGAGGCGGAGATCTTTGGGCGGCTCTGCGGGACGAACGATAAAACCGAAGGGACGGCGGCGTTTTTGGAGAAACGGTCTCCGAACTGGACCGGCCAGTAG
- the rplC gene encoding 50S ribosomal protein L3: MSVVGILGKKIGMTQLFDDRGDVHPVTVLKAGPCVITQLKTLARDGYEAAQIGYVDFIKASKVNKAMTGHFAKASAPPVRLIKEVALEAVKTSDGEETITAKAGDRILVDIFNDEKFVDVIGTSKGRGFAGVIRRHGFGGGPKSHGHMFQVQGSIGASSFPSRVFPGQRMPGHMGHAQITVRNLRIMGVDLEDNLLLVEGAVPGPRDGYVLISKAKAPPRERRGFAGAATKDALKASKKAAPSKKK; this comes from the coding sequence ATGTCAGTAGTAGGCATTCTCGGTAAAAAAATCGGCATGACCCAGTTGTTCGACGACCGCGGCGATGTTCATCCGGTCACCGTGCTCAAGGCGGGTCCTTGCGTCATTACACAGCTTAAGACCCTGGCTCGCGATGGCTATGAGGCCGCCCAGATCGGTTACGTCGATTTCATTAAGGCGTCTAAGGTCAACAAGGCGATGACTGGCCACTTTGCTAAGGCAAGTGCTCCGCCTGTTCGCCTCATCAAGGAAGTTGCTCTTGAGGCTGTCAAGACGTCTGATGGCGAAGAGACGATCACTGCCAAGGCTGGGGATCGTATTCTGGTTGACATCTTCAACGACGAGAAGTTCGTCGATGTCATCGGCACCTCCAAGGGCCGCGGATTTGCTGGCGTTATTCGTCGCCACGGTTTCGGCGGCGGTCCCAAGTCGCATGGCCACATGTTCCAGGTGCAGGGCTCGATTGGTGCATCGTCGTTCCCTTCGCGTGTATTTCCTGGTCAGCGCATGCCGGGACACATGGGGCACGCACAGATCACGGTCCGCAACCTCCGCATCATGGGGGTTGACCTTGAGGACAATCTTCTGTTGGTTGAAGGCGCGGTTCCTGGTCCGCGTGATGGGTATGTACTGATCTCAAAGGCGAAGGCTCCACCGCGTGAGCGTCGTGGATTTGCCGGTGCCGCTACGAAGGATGCGTTGAAGGCCTCGAAGAAGGCAGCACCTTCCAAGAAGAAGTAA